One region of Quercus lobata isolate SW786 chromosome 2, ValleyOak3.0 Primary Assembly, whole genome shotgun sequence genomic DNA includes:
- the LOC115978009 gene encoding protein CUP-SHAPED COTYLEDON 3-like produces the protein MLTMEEILRELAGEEIKDQGLPPGFRFHPTDEELITFYLASKVFNGAFCGVEIAEVDLNRCEPWELPDVAKMGEREWYFFSLRDRKYPTGLRTNRATGAGYWKATGKDREVYSASSGALLGMKKTLVFYKGRAPRGEKTKWVMHEYRLDGDFSYRHTCKEEWVICRIFHKAGEKKNPLFQGQSYLLEAASSPTSGSLPPLLETPTTTLLECQSQNSMQDLQNHFLINQQENDLKSLINPVMSQSHLFPINGFQVQPSLSPIHTTITSSTSVATNKNTDTTNNPSPSPLPSMLFKSLLSHQECTFKEHVTIQKQCKTEGNFSHFQLPAEANLQRMMDRTLPNTYQNQNPLLFQVDCGLLGLSALASAPTTDATVHDMSTSIAFNRAGFHMMLDTPMRIHGESWPLDA, from the exons ATGTTGACAATGGAAGAGATCCTGCGTGAGCTTGCTGGTGAGGAAATAAAGGATCAGGGTTTGCCACCAGGGTTTAGGTTTCACCCAACTGATGAAGAACTTATAACCTTTTATCTAGCTTCCAAAGTGTTTAATGGAGCCTTTTGTGGCGTGGAGATTGCAGAGGTTGACCTTAATAGATGTGAGCCGTGGGAGCTTCCAG ATGTGGCAAAGATGGGTGAGAGAGAGTGGTACTTCTTCAGCTTAAGAGACAGGAAGTACCCAACTGGGTTAAGAACAAACAGAGCAACCGGAGCTGGGTACTGGAAAGCAACAGGAAAAGACAGAGAAGTGTACAGTGCTTCAAGTGGAGCCCTACTTGGGATGAAGAAGACCCTTGTTTTCTACAAAGGCAGAGCCCCACGTGGCGAGAAGACCAAGTGGGTCATGCATGAGTACCGCCTTGACGGTGACTTCTCCTATCGCCACACGTGTAAG GAGGAATGGGTGATTTGCAGGATTTTCCACAAAGCCGGGGAGAAGAAAAATCCACTTTTTCAAGGACAAAGCTATCTTCTGGAAGCTGCTTCATCACCCACAAGTGGTTCCTTGCCTCCATTGCTAGAAACCCCAACTACAACTTTATTAGAATGTCAATCTCAGAACTCAATGCAGGATCtccaaaatcattttttgaTCAATCAACAAGAAAATGACCTCAAAAGCCTGATAAACCCAGTTATGTCTCAATCCCACCTATTCCCAATAAATGGATTCCAAGTCCAACCCTCCCTTTCACCCATTCACACCACAATCACAAGCAGCACCTCAGTCGctacaaacaaaaacacagaCACCACCAACAACCCATCGCCATCACCACTACCATCGATGCTCTTCAAGTCCCTGCTCTCACATCAAGAGTGCACTTTTAAGGAACACGTGACTATTCAAAAACAGTGCAAGACAGAGGGAAACTTTTCCCATTTCCAATTACCAGCCGAAGCTAACTTGCAACGGATGATGGATAGGACTCTCCCAAACacatatcaaaatcaaaacccattgcTTTTTCAGGTTGATTGTGGTTTGTTGGGGCTCTCAGCACTTGCTTCTGCTCCTACTACGGATGCCACTGTTCATGATATGTCCACTTCAATTGCTTTCAACAGGGCTGGCTTTCATATGATGTTAGATACTCCAATGAGGATCCATGGAGAATCGTGGCCCTTGGATGCTTAA